From Struthio camelus isolate bStrCam1 chromosome 21, bStrCam1.hap1, whole genome shotgun sequence, one genomic window encodes:
- the FBXO2 gene encoding F-box only protein 2, whose translation MESLPEAVLIRILASIPAVDLVLVCRLVCCQWKNLVDGAALWILKCQQEGLTGTESQENAENWQNFYFLSKKKRNLIKNPCGEEDLQYWAEVENGGDGWKIEELPGDFGKEFPSEEVHKYFVTSYEWCRKSQVIDLRAEGYWEELMDTTQPKVVVKDWYAGRSDAGCLYELCVKLLSENEDVLAKYKSETIAIPQDNDADWTEISHTFSNYGPGVRFVCFEHGGQDTLFWKGWYGVRVTNSSVTVEP comes from the exons ATGGAGTCCCTCCCTGAGGCAGTCCTGATCAGGATCCTGGCTTCCATACCTGCAGTGGACTTGGTGCTGGTGTGCCGCCTAGTCTGCTGCCAGTGGAAGAACCTGGTGGATGGAGCTGCTCTTTGGATTCTCAAGTGCCAGCAAGAAGGCCTCACTGGAACAGAGTCACAGGAGAATGCAGAGAATTGGCAAAACTTCTACTTCCTGagcaaaaaaaagaggaatctcATCAAGAACCCATGTGGCGAAG AAGACTTGCAGTACTGGGCAGAGGTAGAGAATGGAGGCGATGGCTGGAAAATTGAAGAGCTCCCTGGGGACTTTGGAAAAGAATTCCCTAGCGAAGAAGTCCATAAATACTTTGTGACATCCTATGA GTGGTGTCGAAAGTCTCAAGTCATTGATCTTAGGGCTGAGGGCTACTGGGAAGAGCTGATGGACACAACCCAGCCTAAAGTTGTGGTGAAGGACTG GTACGCAGGACGCAGCGATGCTGGCTGCCTCTATGAGCTTTGCGTGAAGCTGCTCTCAGAGAATGAGGATGTGCTGGCCAAGTACAAGAGTGAAACTATTGCCATCCCACAGGACAATGACGCTGACTGGACTGAG ATCTCCCACACCTTTTCCAACTATGGGCCTGGGGTACGCTTTGTCTGCTTCGaacatggtggccaggacacgcTGTTCTGGAAGGGATGGTATGGCGTACGTGTTACCAACAGCAGTGTGACAGTGGAGCCGTAG
- the LOC104141865 gene encoding F-box only protein 6, translated as MTTISDLPEDVLVELLSMLPAQDLICACRLVCTQWRYVVDLTTLWKRKCQREGFHTQNLDRSIPDWKIFYMLCILKRNLIKNPCAEESFRHWKLDNNEGDRWRIEDLPGPLGREMPDPKVHKYFVTSFGPCLKSQLITLKNEGYWNELMDENRPEIIVKDWYAARFDCGCRYEITVRLLSEDYIVLDEFHPEPVVIEQWSDAMWREISHTFHNYPAGVRYIWFQHGGQDTQFWAGWYGIRVTNSSITIGPWTLL; from the exons ATGACAACCATTTCTGACCTTCCAGAAGATGTCCTAGTGGAGTTGCTTTCTATGCTTCCAGCCCAGGATCTGATCTGTGCCTGCAGACTGGTCTGCACCCAGTGGCGATACGTGGTGGATCTAACCACCCTGTGGAAACGCAAGTGCCAGCGGGAGGGGTTTCATACCCAGAATTTGGACAGAAGCATCCCTGACTGGAAGATCTTCTATATGCTCTGCATCTTGAAGAGAAACTTGATAAAAAATCCCTGTGCTGAAG AGAGTTTTCGGCACTGGAAACTTGATAATAATGAGGGAGATAGATGGAGGATTGAGGATctgcctggacctcttgggagaGAGATGCCAGATCCAAAAGTACACAAGTATTTTGTCACTTCATTTGG GCCATGCCTCAAATCTCAACTCATTACCCTGAAGAATGAAGGATACTGGAATGAGCTGATGGATGAGAACCGGCCTGAAATTATAGTCAAGGATTG GTATGCTGCCAGATTTGACTGTGGGTGCCGTTATGAAATTACtgtgaggctgctctctgaagattATATCGTCCTTGATGAGTTCCACCCCGAGCCAGTGGTTATAGAGCAGTGGAGCGATGCGATGTGGAGAGAG ATTTCTCACACCTTCCACAATTACCCAGCTGGAGTTCGTTACATCTGGTTTCAACATGGAGGCCAAGACACCCAATTCTGGGCAGGATGGTATGGGATCAGAGTGACAAACAGCAGCATCACCATTGGGCCCTGGACATTGTTATGA
- the MAD2L2 gene encoding mitotic spindle assembly checkpoint protein MAD2B isoform X2 gives MERAAGAGCEVLGRMTTLTRQDLNFGQVVADVLSEFLEVAVHLILYVREVYPIGIFQKRKKYNVPVQMSCHPELNQYIQDTLHCVKPLLEKNDVEKVVVVILDKEHHPVERFVFEITQPPLLSISSESLLSHVEQLLRAFILKISVCDAVLDNNPPGCTFTVLVHTREAATRNMEKIQVIKDFPWILADEQDVHMHDPRLIPLKTMTSDILKMQLYVEERAHKGT, from the exons ATGGAGCGTGCAGCCGGCGCGGGGTGCGAg GTTCTTGGAAGGATGACCACTCTCACGCGGCAGGACCTTAACTTCGGACAAG TTGTTGCAGATGTTCTTTCAGAATTTCTGGAAGTGGCTGTTCACCTCATCCTGTATGTTAGAGAGGTTTACCCTATTGGGatctttcagaagaggaaaaaatacaatgtACCTGTCCAG ATGTCCTGCCACCCAGAGCTGAATCAGTACATCCAGGACACTCTGCACTGTGTGAAGCCATTGCTTGAGAAG AATGATGTGGAAAAGGTTGTAGTTGTAATCCTGGATAAAGAGCACCACCCAGTGGAGAGATTTGTCTTCGAGATCACCCAGCCACCTCTTCTTTCCATTAG TTCAGAGTCCTTGCTGTCTCATGTGGAGCAGTTGCTGCGTGCCTTCATCCTGAAGATCAGCGTATGCGATGCTGTGCTCGACAACAATCCCCCAG GTTGCACCTTCACGGTTCTGGTTCACACGCGGGAGGCAGCCACAAGGAACATGGAAAAGATCCAGGTGATAAAG GATTTCCCATGGATCCTTGCTGATGAACAAGATGTGCACATGCATGACCCCCGGCTTATTCCACTGAAGACTATGACATCTGATATCTTAAAG ATGCAGCTATATGTTGAAGAGCGAGCCCACAAAGGCACCTGA
- the MAD2L2 gene encoding mitotic spindle assembly checkpoint protein MAD2B isoform X3 — translation MTTLTRQDLNFGQVVADVLSEFLEVAVHLILYVREVYPIGIFQKRKKYNVPVQMSCHPELNQYIQDTLHCVKPLLEKNDVEKVVVVILDKEHHPVERFVFEITQPPLLSISSESLLSHVEQLLRAFILKISVCDAVLDNNPPGCTFTVLVHTREAATRNMEKIQVIKDFPWILADEQDVHMHDPRLIPLKTMTSDILKMQLYVEERAHKGT, via the exons ATGACCACTCTCACGCGGCAGGACCTTAACTTCGGACAAG TTGTTGCAGATGTTCTTTCAGAATTTCTGGAAGTGGCTGTTCACCTCATCCTGTATGTTAGAGAGGTTTACCCTATTGGGatctttcagaagaggaaaaaatacaatgtACCTGTCCAG ATGTCCTGCCACCCAGAGCTGAATCAGTACATCCAGGACACTCTGCACTGTGTGAAGCCATTGCTTGAGAAG AATGATGTGGAAAAGGTTGTAGTTGTAATCCTGGATAAAGAGCACCACCCAGTGGAGAGATTTGTCTTCGAGATCACCCAGCCACCTCTTCTTTCCATTAG TTCAGAGTCCTTGCTGTCTCATGTGGAGCAGTTGCTGCGTGCCTTCATCCTGAAGATCAGCGTATGCGATGCTGTGCTCGACAACAATCCCCCAG GTTGCACCTTCACGGTTCTGGTTCACACGCGGGAGGCAGCCACAAGGAACATGGAAAAGATCCAGGTGATAAAG GATTTCCCATGGATCCTTGCTGATGAACAAGATGTGCACATGCATGACCCCCGGCTTATTCCACTGAAGACTATGACATCTGATATCTTAAAG ATGCAGCTATATGTTGAAGAGCGAGCCCACAAAGGCACCTGA
- the MAD2L2 gene encoding mitotic spindle assembly checkpoint protein MAD2B isoform X1: MSEPGTAKSSRSFPARRCPSVCRVVREPGAPGRGARGALGESPCAAAKPGLVGLWRARAVQAGAGGRSWLLWVGSGTCVLGRMTTLTRQDLNFGQVVADVLSEFLEVAVHLILYVREVYPIGIFQKRKKYNVPVQMSCHPELNQYIQDTLHCVKPLLEKNDVEKVVVVILDKEHHPVERFVFEITQPPLLSISSESLLSHVEQLLRAFILKISVCDAVLDNNPPGCTFTVLVHTREAATRNMEKIQVIKDFPWILADEQDVHMHDPRLIPLKTMTSDILKMQLYVEERAHKGT; the protein is encoded by the exons ATGAGCGAGCCGGGGACAGCAAAAAGCAGCCGTAGCTTTCCTGCAAGGCGTTGTCCTTCCGTATGCCGCGTAGTTAGGGAGCCTGGTGCGCCAGGGCGGGGGGCAAGAGGTGCGCTGGGCGAGTCTCCTTGCGCTGCTGCGAAGCCGGGGCTCGTAGGCCTGTGGCGGGCAAGGGCAGTGCAGGCCGGTGCAGGAGGCCGGAGCTGGTTGCTTTGGGTTGGCTCAGGAACCTGT GTTCTTGGAAGGATGACCACTCTCACGCGGCAGGACCTTAACTTCGGACAAG TTGTTGCAGATGTTCTTTCAGAATTTCTGGAAGTGGCTGTTCACCTCATCCTGTATGTTAGAGAGGTTTACCCTATTGGGatctttcagaagaggaaaaaatacaatgtACCTGTCCAG ATGTCCTGCCACCCAGAGCTGAATCAGTACATCCAGGACACTCTGCACTGTGTGAAGCCATTGCTTGAGAAG AATGATGTGGAAAAGGTTGTAGTTGTAATCCTGGATAAAGAGCACCACCCAGTGGAGAGATTTGTCTTCGAGATCACCCAGCCACCTCTTCTTTCCATTAG TTCAGAGTCCTTGCTGTCTCATGTGGAGCAGTTGCTGCGTGCCTTCATCCTGAAGATCAGCGTATGCGATGCTGTGCTCGACAACAATCCCCCAG GTTGCACCTTCACGGTTCTGGTTCACACGCGGGAGGCAGCCACAAGGAACATGGAAAAGATCCAGGTGATAAAG GATTTCCCATGGATCCTTGCTGATGAACAAGATGTGCACATGCATGACCCCCGGCTTATTCCACTGAAGACTATGACATCTGATATCTTAAAG ATGCAGCTATATGTTGAAGAGCGAGCCCACAAAGGCACCTGA